In the Halichoerus grypus chromosome 4, mHalGry1.hap1.1, whole genome shotgun sequence genome, one interval contains:
- the TMEM37 gene encoding voltage-dependent calcium channel gamma-like subunit, with translation MTAIAVQAQRLLAQRRPQRPFLESFIRALIIVCAALALVLSSVSICDGHWLLAEDRLFGLWHFCTSSNQTGTHCLRDLSWAHVPGLAVGMVLARSVGALAVVAAILGLELLMVSQVCEDLHSRRKWAMGSVVLLVSFVLSSGGLLSFVILLWNHVTLTGFTLMFWCEFTASFLFFLNAISGLHINSITHPWGQPRKF, from the coding sequence GCCCAGAGGCTGCTGGCCCAGAGGAGGCCCCAGCGGCCCTTCTTGGAATCCTTCATCCGGGCCCTCATCATTGTGTGTGCTGCCCTGGCCTTGGTCCTCTCCTCCGTCTCCATCTGCGATGGCCACTGGCTGCTGGCTGAGGACCGCCTCTTCGGGCTCTGGCACTTCTGCACTTCGTCCAACCAGACGGGGACACACTGTCTCAGAGACCTGAGTTGGGCCCACGTGCCCGGGCTGGCCGTGGGCATGGTCCTGGCCCGCAGCGTGGGCGCCTTGGCCGTGGTGGCCGCCATTTTGGGCCTAGAGCTCCTCATGGTGTCCCAGGTGTGTGAGGACCTCCACTCACGGCGCAAGTGGGCCATGGGTTCTGTCGTCCTCCTCGTCTCCTTCGTCCTCTCCTCCGGGGGGCTCCTGAGTTTTGTGATCCTCCTCTGGAACCACGTCACGCTCACTGGCTTCACCCTGATGTTCTGGTGCGAGTTCACggcctccttcctcttctttctgaaTGCCATCAGTGGCCTTCACATTAACAGCATCACCCATCCCTGGGGCCAACCAAGGAAATTTTAG